GAGCGCGCCGAGCAAGAAGTCGGCCATGCCCGAAGGGCTGCTGAACTCGCTCACGTTGGACGAGATCGCCGACCTGTTCGCTTATCTCAACAAGCCGGTCGAGAGCGCCAACGTGACCCTGCAGCCATCCGTGAAGCGGATAAAGTAAAGGGGCCACGTCGGCGACTTCAGCCAGCCGGCCTTTTGCCAACGGCTGTTCAACGGCATCAACTGGGCCTGCGGCGAGGTTGCCGGCGCAGGGAAAGTCTAGCGGAACGTCAGGTCGCGCGGAATTCGCCGGGCCACGGGCCAGGCCAGCAGGGTAAACGCCGCTCCCACGAGGAGCAGGGCTTTGAAACCGTCTTCCGGTCCCAGCCCGTCCTTGGCCCATTGGTAACAAAAGCCGCCGACCGAAGTGGCCAAAAGCGTGCTGATGTTGCACACCGCCATAAAGCCCCCGAAGATCGTACCGGCGGCGTGCAACGGACAGGCCTGCGCCGCCAGGTCGCACTGGATCATGTTGGCCGTCATATAGGTGAAACCCACGAAGACGCTGATGATCGCCGCGCTGGTGGTGCCTTGCAGAAACCAGTAGGCCAGCGTGCTCGCGACGCCGCCCAGCACGGCCGTCGGCACCAGCCAGCGCATCGACACCTTTCGGCAATAAACGCCGTAGCTGGCGCAGGCCGCGATCGAACCCACCGCCAGCAAAGAAATCGTATCGCCGTAAAAAGCGTCCGACATGTGCCGCGTCGTGGTCATGTGCAGGTAAAGCACCGACTGCGTGAACGGATTGAAATGCCACACGAACAGGAACGCCCCCACGCTCCACACCGTCGGCGAGCGAACGGCCTGTGAGAAGGTGGAGCGAATCGTCGGTAAATCGTCCTCGACCTCCACCACCCGCGGCTCGCGCACGCACAGCACCGTCAAGAGCAGAGCCAGCGTCGCCAGACCCCCGCAGATCAAAAACGCCCACTCCTCGTGATGTTGCTGGCAAAGCTTTCCGCCGAGCTGTCCTGTAAGAATGGTGGCCGCATAGCAGGACCCCCAGCGGACCGACTGCAGCCGCGCCGTGATGCCGCGAGGCCGGCCGGCCTCGATAATCAGGGCGTCGAGCACGACGTCGGCAAACGTCACCGCAAACGTCGGAATCATCAGCGTCAGCATCAAGAACATCCGCGAGCCGGACGGCAACGGCATGAGTGCGTACAGCCCGCAGAAGCAGACGCTGGCCAGAACGCCCATCGACAGCAGGTAGCTCTTGCGGCGGTATCCGGCCAGGGGCAAAAAGTCGGTCATCAGCCCGAACAGCGGCTTGAAGCACCACGGCCAACCGAGCAACGCCACCAGCGTGGTCATCTCGCCGGGGGCGGTGTTCCACTGTTTCAGCAGCGAATAAATGGGCTGGTGGACGAGGCCGGTGGCCGTTTCGTTCATCCCTTGAACGAAGTAGAGCGCGGCGAAGAGCAGGACGACGCCAACCAGCCCTCCTCGCACTCTCGCCACCGTTGTCGCCGAAACCGTCATCCGCCGCGCAGCCTTGCATTCGAGCCACGACAGCGGTCCGCCACAACCGTCGCGAAGCCAAAGGAATAGTCAAAAAAAGCAACGCGACCAAGGCGTCGCCAGGTAGTGTAGGCAAAGAGCGTGGCGGGCCTGCCCCTGTGCTCTTGTTTTGCTTTAGATAAGCCTACCAGTAATCGCTTGGCTCGTCGTCCCCCTTCTGGGACGGCATCTCGGTCCAGAGTCTGCTGCAATTCACCAAGTACAAGCACGCTAAGTGTTTACGTCGATCGACCGGCCGGCCAGCCTGCTCAACAGGAGCGGCTGAACCTGCTCCAGCAGGGGCCGAATGGCCTTGGGATCGCCGAACGGCAGGGCATCGTCGAGATCCTTCAACTCATTGGGCAGCTTGCGAGACAGGTCGGCAAACTCTTCGGCAAGCTTGGCAAGCAGCGCGTCGTTATCTCGAACTTCAGCGATGTATTCGACGAGTTCGCTCAGGGGTCCGTCGTCAGCCAGCGACGCGTGCTCGTCGCGCGGCAATGAGGTCTGGAACTGGACCTTTTCGATCCAGA
This DNA window, taken from Pirellulales bacterium, encodes the following:
- a CDS encoding MFS transporter, encoding MTVSATTVARVRGGLVGVVLLFAALYFVQGMNETATGLVHQPIYSLLKQWNTAPGEMTTLVALLGWPWCFKPLFGLMTDFLPLAGYRRKSYLLSMGVLASVCFCGLYALMPLPSGSRMFLMLTLMIPTFAVTFADVVLDALIIEAGRPRGITARLQSVRWGSCYAATILTGQLGGKLCQQHHEEWAFLICGGLATLALLLTVLCVREPRVVEVEDDLPTIRSTFSQAVRSPTVWSVGAFLFVWHFNPFTQSVLYLHMTTTRHMSDAFYGDTISLLAVGSIAACASYGVYCRKVSMRWLVPTAVLGGVASTLAYWFLQGTTSAAIISVFVGFTYMTANMIQCDLAAQACPLHAAGTIFGGFMAVCNISTLLATSVGGFCYQWAKDGLGPEDGFKALLLVGAAFTLLAWPVARRIPRDLTFR